DNA sequence from the Fusarium verticillioides 7600 chromosome 2, whole genome shotgun sequence genome:
CATTGGACCTTATGGAGCTTGCATGATTCCAGGTCAGGAGTATAGCGGGAAATACGATGCTGAGCACAACTCCCTGGCTGATTTGGAGGCATGGCACCGTGAGCGATTGGGCGTCTTCGCTGAGGTTTCTGATATACAGAAGCGAGTGGGCTATGTTGCCCTTGAGACTATTCCCCGCGTTGACGAGATTATTGCCATGCGCAAAGCTCTCGCTGCGACACCAACACTATCTGACCTTCCTTACTGGACTGCGTGTCTGTCACCTGAGAAAGACGTCAAAATGCCCGATGGCAACACCATTGAGGCCGCTGTGGAGGCCATGCTGGATCCCGAGGTCTCATCCAAGTTGCCGTGGGGTATCGGTATCAACTGCACCAAGGTCGATAAGCTTGACCAGCTCCTTCAAATCTTTGAGCGCACGGTCTCAGGCTTGATCGAGAGCGGCAAGATTACTGAATGGCCTGCTCTAGTGCTGTACCCTGACGGAACAAATGGAGAGGTTTACAACACAACCACACAAAAGTGGGAGGTGCCAGACGGCATTGATACCCACAGGCGCTCCTCTTGGGAAAGCCAACTCGAGACTGTTGTGAAGTCTACGGAGGATAGAGGAAAGTGGCCTACCATCTTAGTCGGTGGATGCTGTAGGGCCGGGAGcgaagatatcaagaaaCTTCGCGGTTGTCTTGTGAAATAGAAGCTTCTATCAATTCCATGAGACAAAATTAAGATAGATTATATGTCTAACGAAACAAAAATATGAAAGATGTCAACTCACAGTACAAAAGAGTCTACAATAGGCAGAGACAAGTGATGATTTCTATCCTaagtgatgagaagattTATATAAACTTGGGCAAATTTACGATAGACTTAGGGTGCCTTCAAAATGGCTATTTCAGTGGCTCTTCAAGAGGCTATGACTATCTATCAGAACATtaagctacctaggtatagATGTGGAAATCACTTGTGCGTGACCTGGCAGAGCACAGTTTTGCAGTTTCGTCTGAATTTTTGTATTAAATTACCCCTCACTGATCTCTTGCTCCGGTTGCTATATCTTCTTAATGTTTACACCTGGCCCCTTCGTTGACACAGCTACCCAGCCAGGTCCTCGTTCTCTTCACACGGCCACTTCAAGAAGTGAGAAACATGGCACTTGGTAAGCCTAGTCTTTTCCAATTGCATAAAgtctctttctcctttcaTTCCTTCGCACTGCCTGACATATATCTCAGACTTGTGCGCCCGTCATTCTGTAAAAAGGAGAAAGCATGAATCCTAAACTCCGCACCTGAAAAGCATCAAATAGGTCATCATGGATCTCCATCACAGCGTAAGCATTCTCGACTATCCGGCACCGATGAAACTTCTCTGACCCTATAACGTAGCCGCCTCGGAAGCGATCCGAGTCCTTCCATGCTACTTCTCAATACCACGCCCAATTTGCTGATGCAGTGCATGCGGAAACCATCCCAATGGATATCAACCACTCAAGGCCTGCAGCTCTGATTCTACTATTTCGGTGTCTTGCTCAGGCGTTACTACAGTAGACGCGGGTGTTCTGCATCACGAAGAGAACCACATCTAGCCCGAGGAATGCAGGGTCCAAGTCTACACTCGCTCGACCATGCCAGCTCCAAACACCAAATACACGACCACAAATGACTTGTTCGCTTACGGTATGCCTAAATTATGCGTTGAATACCTTTGCCGCTATGTTAAGGGATTGGAAAAGGGCACAAATCAACCCCCCTTTGCTCGAACTGCCTCGAAAACTAACGAGTCCGTTCACGAACTATCACTTTATTGTGCCGCGttctcctccctcaacaGATCACAAATGCCCCAAATTCACGCGTGAGCTGTTATTCTATTGGCAAAAGAGAGTTATATCAGATCAGAATCACTCAACATCTGGAAGGAGATTGATTATCCTCACGGTGCCAAGACCAACGCGGAATTCCATTTTTACTTCTAGGTGAAAGAACTGGTTGCACTCGCGGACAAGATGAAACTTCAAAAACACATGCATCTTCCCTGGAGAGGCTTCATCGGGCTTGCAAAGGCGACGGCTCCTTTGCGAGATGCCGGCTTTGAACTTTCGGTTACGTTGAACGAGGAGGAGTGGTCAGACATACCTTCGCAGTATCGAGATTTTCACAAGGCATTGGCAACCAAAGCTATCACTGGGACTCAGCTGGACGCCGCCAATCTCCGTTTCCAGCAGGCCATGCCAGAGTTTATTGCGGATTAGTTGACTGCTCACGGTACCCGTGGATTTCGTCCCAACAAAAGGCGATGGCATTCTTCTCTCGCTAATATACTTTAAGGATATCATAAGATATCCTTAGTTTATGATGAGTTCATCACCAGGATGTCGAGTTGCTACCAATGGAATG
Encoded proteins:
- a CDS encoding homocysteine S-methyltransferase; protein product: MPSKILILDGGLGTSLESKYSITFSRSTPLWSSHLLVSDQSTLQSCQSDFGAVPVDVLLTATYQVSLHGFADTRTEDFPEGIPRETVPRFLDDAVSIAQRAVGDKGCVALSIGPYGACMIPGQEYSGKYDAEHNSLADLEAWHRERLGVFAEVSDIQKRVGYVALETIPRVDEIIAMRKALAATPTLSDLPYWTACLSPEKDVKMPDGNTIEAAVEAMLDPEVSSKLPWGIGINCTKVDKLDQLLQIFERTVSGLIESGKITEWPALVLYPDGTNGEVYNTTTQKWEVPDGIDTHRRSSWESQLETVVKSTEDRGKWPTILVGGCCRAGSEDIKKLRGCLVK